In Helicobacter ibis, a genomic segment contains:
- the lpxB gene encoding lipid-A-disaccharide synthase, with the protein MSKKIFISAIEYSANIHALKLIQSLKDSNLDFEIFGIFDEKIINKKSQFSPNDFRIMGFSGIIKLIPKYFKIKNQLTNLATKCDVAIFIDSSSFNIPIIKNMQNKTNTKIIYYILPQVWAWKRYRAKLLSKLCDELWGIIPFEKDYYPQDSNISYVGHPLLDEIPYSNTNKQNTNKIALMPGSRKGEIKNLFSIFKEVSQKIPNKKFILIAPKSFQNRDLNKIYGEIDNIEISFDPYTALKECEFAFVCSGTATLETTLLGIPTILAYKTRVLDFLIARSLVKLKFVGLANIFLSYKYHKSINNTNIQAPIHPEFLQFFDAQCLLDAYYNFDYDKFFKEKESLISYLEHGSAKICTNKLQNFYKNK; encoded by the coding sequence ATGTCTAAAAAAATCTTCATCTCTGCTATTGAATATTCAGCCAATATACACGCATTAAAACTAATACAATCACTAAAAGATTCAAACCTAGATTTTGAAATTTTCGGAATCTTTGATGAAAAAATAATAAACAAAAAAAGCCAATTCTCACCAAATGACTTTAGAATTATGGGTTTTAGTGGGATTATAAAGCTAATACCAAAATATTTTAAAATAAAAAACCAACTAACAAACCTAGCAACAAAGTGTGATGTCGCTATCTTTATAGATTCCTCATCATTTAATATACCTATTATAAAAAACATGCAAAATAAAACAAATACAAAAATAATATACTACATACTCCCACAAGTATGGGCGTGGAAAAGATATAGAGCAAAACTTTTAAGCAAACTATGTGATGAGCTATGGGGGATAATACCTTTTGAAAAAGACTATTATCCACAAGATTCAAACATATCCTATGTAGGACATCCTCTCTTAGATGAAATACCATACTCAAATACAAATAAACAAAATACAAACAAAATAGCTCTAATGCCCGGCTCACGCAAAGGAGAAATCAAAAACTTGTTTTCAATTTTTAAAGAAGTAAGCCAAAAGATTCCAAACAAAAAGTTTATACTAATTGCCCCAAAAAGCTTCCAAAATAGAGATTTAAACAAAATATATGGAGAAATAGACAATATAGAAATATCATTTGATCCATATACTGCATTAAAAGAATGTGAGTTTGCCTTTGTATGTAGCGGAACTGCAACGCTAGAGACGACACTTTTAGGGATTCCTACGATATTAGCATATAAGACTAGAGTGCTTGATTTTTTAATTGCCAGATCATTAGTAAAGCTCAAATTTGTAGGATTGGCAAATATTTTTTTAAGCTATAAATATCATAAAAGCATAAACAACACAAACATACAAGCACCAATACACCCTGAATTCTTGCAGTTTTTTGATGCACAATGCTTACTTGATGCTTATTATAATTTTGACTATGATAAATTTTTTAAAGAAAAAGAATCTTTAATTAGTTATTTAGAACATGGTAGTGCAAAAATATGCACAAATAAATTACAAAATTTTTATAAAAATAAGTAG
- a CDS encoding tetratricopeptide repeat protein, with translation MDFKKGLGYIKEEIDSNEKMLEGVFRLESILKKYKMPLIAIIVATIVFTIGYTANSYYKENKQQELSSLYTLALQENKEAIAKLEESKSSLYDLYLFQKAVKEGDTEILNKLKDSKVAILAKFAEYQSASLDKNKTELENSTIDFAKLQLALLNIQEKNTNEAKTILEQIPDDSFVKEIAKELEHLSIKGETNATK, from the coding sequence TTGGACTTTAAAAAAGGTTTAGGATACATAAAAGAAGAAATAGATAGCAATGAAAAGATGTTAGAAGGTGTATTTAGGCTAGAGAGCATTTTAAAAAAATACAAAATGCCTCTAATAGCAATAATTGTGGCAACAATAGTATTTACGATAGGATATACTGCAAACTCATATTATAAAGAAAACAAACAGCAAGAACTATCTAGTTTATATACTTTAGCATTACAGGAAAACAAAGAAGCAATAGCAAAACTAGAAGAATCGAAAAGCAGTCTATATGATTTATATCTCTTTCAAAAAGCAGTAAAAGAAGGTGATACAGAGATATTAAATAAATTAAAAGATTCCAAAGTTGCTATATTGGCAAAATTTGCAGAATATCAAAGTGCAAGTCTAGACAAAAACAAAACAGAGCTAGAAAATAGTACCATTGACTTTGCAAAACTGCAATTAGCGCTACTAAATATACAAGAAAAAAATACAAATGAAGCAAAGACTATTCTAGAGCAAATACCAGATGATTCATTTGTGAAAGAAATTGCAAAAGAACTAGAACATTTAAGCATAAAAGGAGAAACAAATGCAACTAAGTAA
- the hisG gene encoding ATP phosphoribosyltransferase, with product MIKVALPKGRIGTQALEIFESLTQEKLEFEDRKLILQTKNFTFMLIRNQDIPIYIERQVADIGIVGLDVLEEQQRHIIRLLDLEFGKCKIIIGSPKDSKLDFSKPNLKIATKMENIAKSYFAKKALSVDIIKLYGSIELAPLVNLADGIVDIVETGSTIEQNNLKIDEVIMEVSAYLVANENSFYTKKDEILKIQEFFKPN from the coding sequence ATGATTAAAGTCGCACTCCCAAAAGGCAGGATAGGAACACAAGCTTTAGAAATTTTTGAATCTCTAACACAAGAAAAACTAGAATTTGAAGATAGAAAACTAATTTTACAAACAAAAAATTTCACATTTATGCTAATAAGAAACCAAGATATACCCATATATATAGAAAGACAAGTCGCAGATATAGGCATAGTTGGGCTAGATGTATTAGAAGAACAACAAAGACATATAATAAGACTGCTTGATTTGGAGTTTGGCAAATGCAAAATAATAATAGGTTCTCCAAAAGATTCAAAACTAGACTTCTCAAAGCCGAATCTAAAAATAGCCACAAAAATGGAAAATATAGCAAAATCATACTTTGCTAAAAAGGCACTAAGTGTTGATATTATCAAACTATATGGCTCTATTGAATTAGCACCACTTGTAAATTTAGCCGATGGAATCGTAGATATTGTTGAGACTGGTAGCACCATAGAGCAAAATAATCTAAAAATAGATGAAGTAATAATGGAGGTTAGCGCATATTTAGTAGCAAATGAAAATAGCTTTTATACAAAAAAGGACGAAATACTAAAAATACAAGAATTTTTCAAACCAAATTAA
- the dut gene encoding dUTP diphosphatase → MATIKIKQLDKNATMPIYQSEGAAGFDLCSSVDITIKAGKWALIKTGLSFSFSKKYEVQIRPRSGLALKHGITILNTPGTIDSDYRGEIQVIAINLGDEDFEVKAGDRIAQAVLCKVKRAKLKETKFLSRTKRGSGGFGSTGI, encoded by the coding sequence ATGGCTACAATAAAAATAAAGCAATTAGACAAAAACGCAACAATGCCAATCTATCAAAGCGAAGGTGCAGCGGGATTTGATTTGTGTTCTAGCGTTGATATTACAATAAAAGCAGGTAAATGGGCTTTAATAAAAACTGGACTGTCTTTTAGCTTTAGCAAAAAATATGAGGTTCAAATAAGACCTAGAAGCGGACTTGCACTAAAACATGGTATTACTATTCTTAATACTCCCGGCACAATAGATAGTGATTATCGTGGCGAGATTCAAGTAATTGCCATTAATTTAGGTGATGAAGACTTTGAAGTAAAAGCTGGTGATAGAATCGCACAAGCAGTCTTATGTAAAGTAAAAAGAGCAAAATTAAAAGAAACAAAATTTCTAAGCAGAACAAAGCGTGGTAGTGGTGGCTTTGGTAGCACAGGAATATAA
- a CDS encoding 2,3,4,5-tetrahydropyridine-2,6-carboxylate N-succinyltransferase, with protein MKTMFEQKVKEIQNKNDYKAPLAFGICYADVGILSNKVLQATYPVLNWGENFGSYAIFWNLKDKCEILENSDSELVFGITEEFVLEALETFAPYIKETQENPNSHKNVAVILELQRALNDGRLYTQTGDFRYRFCAIYKDEVCKSVESAYMKLLALSLGKAPLRSLQLDGIFGLLSNVAWSGNTPFELEWLRENEISLKMRGEFPIIDFVDKFPRYLMQVIPQYDNIRLLDTAKTRFGAYLGTGGYTQMPGASYVNFNAGAMGACMNEGRISSSVIVGEGSDVGGGASILGVLSGGNNDPISIGKNCLLGVNSSTGISLGDGCIIDGGIAILAGTIFKITKEEAEKIKEINPNFEIKEEGIYKGRELSGKNGIHFRCNSKTGEMIAFRSNRKIELNANLH; from the coding sequence ATGAAAACAATGTTTGAACAAAAAGTGAAGGAAATACAAAACAAAAACGACTACAAAGCACCACTAGCCTTTGGTATATGCTATGCTGATGTTGGGATTTTAAGCAATAAAGTATTACAAGCTACATACCCTGTGCTAAACTGGGGAGAAAACTTCGGAAGCTATGCAATATTTTGGAATCTAAAAGATAAATGCGAAATATTAGAAAATAGTGATAGTGAGCTTGTATTTGGTATCACTGAAGAGTTTGTGCTTGAAGCGTTAGAGACTTTTGCACCATATATAAAAGAAACACAAGAAAATCCAAACTCACACAAAAATGTAGCTGTAATACTAGAGCTACAAAGAGCGTTAAACGATGGGAGATTATATACACAAACTGGAGATTTTAGATATAGATTTTGTGCAATATATAAAGATGAAGTGTGCAAAAGCGTAGAATCTGCATATATGAAGCTTCTAGCCCTATCTTTAGGTAAAGCTCCACTAAGAAGTCTGCAACTAGATGGAATCTTTGGGTTACTAAGCAATGTAGCATGGAGCGGAAACACACCATTTGAACTAGAATGGCTAAGAGAAAATGAAATCTCTCTAAAAATGCGTGGCGAATTTCCAATTATAGACTTTGTAGATAAATTCCCAAGATACCTAATGCAAGTAATCCCTCAATATGACAATATAAGGTTACTTGATACAGCAAAAACTCGCTTTGGTGCATATCTTGGAACTGGTGGTTATACACAAATGCCGGGTGCTAGTTATGTTAATTTCAACGCTGGTGCAATGGGTGCTTGTATGAATGAAGGAAGAATCTCATCTAGTGTAATTGTAGGTGAAGGCAGTGATGTAGGTGGAGGTGCTAGTATTTTAGGAGTGCTAAGCGGTGGTAATAATGATCCAATAAGCATAGGCAAAAATTGTCTTTTAGGCGTAAATAGCTCTACTGGAATTAGTCTAGGAGATGGTTGTATTATAGATGGAGGGATTGCAATACTAGCTGGGACAATATTTAAAATCACAAAAGAAGAAGCAGAAAAAATAAAAGAAATAAACCCAAACTTTGAGATAAAAGAAGAAGGAATCTATAAAGGAAGAGAATTATCAGGGAAAAATGGGATACACTTTAGATGTAATTCAAAAACAGGCGAAATGATAGCATTCCGCTCGAATCGCAAAATCGAGCTAAATGCAAATTTACACTAA
- a CDS encoding NUDIX domain-containing protein, with translation MKPKNITDIKFDKCEDSKYINPIRMIFKDNGKRRVWDIIEVHNSVATLLYHKDKDSFIFVKQFRPAVYLKEHKDSTHQECGYTYELCAGLMDKEKSAKQTAKEEILEECGYDVKLDNINEITEFYTAVGFAGSKQVLFYAIIDDSMKVNNGGGIDDENIEIIFIKKQEVRNFIFDKSYPKTSGAMFAVLWFLENVK, from the coding sequence ATGAAACCAAAAAATATAACAGACATAAAGTTTGATAAATGCGAGGATTCTAAGTATATAAATCCAATAAGAATGATTTTCAAAGATAATGGCAAGAGAAGAGTATGGGATATTATAGAAGTCCATAATAGTGTTGCAACACTTCTATACCACAAAGATAAAGATTCATTTATTTTTGTAAAACAATTTAGACCTGCTGTGTATTTAAAAGAACACAAAGATTCTACGCACCAAGAATGCGGATATACATATGAGCTATGTGCTGGGCTAATGGATAAAGAAAAGTCAGCCAAACAAACCGCAAAAGAAGAAATCCTAGAAGAATGCGGATATGATGTAAAGCTAGATAACATAAATGAAATCACAGAATTTTACACTGCGGTTGGTTTTGCTGGAAGCAAACAGGTGCTATTTTATGCAATTATTGATGATAGCATGAAGGTTAATAATGGTGGCGGAATCGATGATGAAAATATAGAAATTATTTTTATAAAGAAGCAAGAAGTAAGAAATTTTATATTTGATAAATCATATCCTAAGACTTCTGGAGCGATGTTTGCTGTGCTATGGTTTTTGGAGAATGTAAAATGA
- a CDS encoding flagellar biosynthesis anti-sigma factor FlgM has translation MISNLMSNSSFSSAVNQANNKNNVQQNGRVEQSDSEKKADSTKGSSRVDDIKKAIADGSYKIDLRGSAEKMAQDLLS, from the coding sequence ATGATTAGCAATTTGATGAGCAATTCTAGCTTCTCAAGTGCTGTAAATCAGGCTAATAACAAGAATAATGTTCAACAAAATGGAAGGGTTGAACAATCAGATTCTGAAAAAAAGGCTGATAGCACAAAGGGTAGCTCAAGAGTAGATGATATTAAAAAAGCAATAGCTGATGGTAGTTATAAAATTGACTTAAGGGGGAGTGCTGAAAAGATGGCACAAGATTTGCTTAGCTAA
- a CDS encoding peptidoglycan DD-metalloendopeptidase family protein, producing MNKFLSFTCGILMSLFFTNQTLFAASLSESKWENGQTLLTFFEKNKIPQKVYYNLPVEDKELADEIMSGQTFYTLHDGNTLIQALIPINEDLQLHIFKKGDTYGMQSIPVAHFSETMEVSLPIESSVYEDITKYTGDNLLASYFISGFRSSVDFKRQIQKDNKIAIIYERKYRLGKYYGSPNIKAATINLKDENKYIIKHQDGNFYDLKGNSLSKYLLTVPLTYKRISSHFSSGRKHPILGYKRPHLGTDYAAPRHTPIYAAGKGKVIFAGKKGGYGNTVIIQHDDGYRTLYGHMHKIDKSIKTGMYVAQGRKIGSVGSTGLSTGPHLHFGLYKNGNAVNPQKYLKIATSKLKEKEKEEFLVIANSYKNKLDSNIANNTTSEIFKSKDTSYVVYLNQNNSSNSIN from the coding sequence ATGAATAAATTTTTATCTTTTACATGCGGTATTTTAATGTCTCTGTTTTTTACAAATCAAACTCTATTTGCTGCCTCACTTAGTGAATCAAAATGGGAAAATGGACAAACACTACTTACATTTTTTGAAAAAAATAAAATTCCACAAAAGGTATATTACAATCTCCCAGTAGAAGATAAAGAATTAGCCGATGAAATAATGAGCGGACAGACATTCTACACACTACATGATGGTAACACACTAATCCAAGCACTAATACCAATAAACGAAGATTTGCAACTGCATATCTTTAAAAAAGGCGATACATATGGAATGCAGAGCATACCAGTAGCTCATTTTAGCGAGACTATGGAAGTATCATTGCCAATAGAATCTTCAGTCTATGAAGATATTACAAAATACACTGGAGATAATTTACTAGCGTCATATTTTATTTCAGGCTTTAGAAGTAGTGTTGATTTTAAAAGACAGATTCAAAAAGACAATAAAATAGCAATAATATATGAAAGAAAATACAGACTAGGCAAATATTATGGAAGTCCAAATATAAAAGCTGCAACAATTAACCTTAAAGATGAAAACAAATACATAATAAAGCACCAAGACGGCAACTTCTACGACCTAAAAGGAAATAGCCTAAGCAAATATCTACTAACCGTTCCACTAACATATAAACGAATTTCTTCTCACTTCTCATCTGGGAGAAAGCACCCAATACTAGGATACAAAAGACCGCACTTAGGCACTGACTATGCAGCCCCAAGACATACACCAATATATGCTGCAGGCAAAGGAAAAGTAATATTTGCAGGCAAAAAAGGCGGATATGGAAATACCGTAATAATCCAACATGATGATGGATACAGAACTCTATATGGACATATGCACAAAATAGATAAAAGCATAAAGACAGGAATGTATGTAGCACAAGGTAGAAAAATAGGAAGTGTCGGAAGCACAGGACTTAGCACAGGACCTCACTTGCACTTTGGATTATACAAAAATGGTAATGCAGTAAATCCTCAAAAATACTTAAAAATAGCCACCTCAAAACTAAAAGAAAAAGAAAAAGAAGAATTTTTAGTTATTGCAAATTCATATAAAAACAAACTTGATAGCAATATAGCTAATAACACAACAAGCGAAATCTTTAAAAGCAAAGATACATCATATGTGGTATATCTAAATCAAAACAATAGCTCAAATAGTATAAACTAA
- a CDS encoding TIGR02757 family protein, giving the protein MEYDKINIKTQLNKTQLHKLLEEQYKIFNNKHSISESLPDPLGVAREFSSDKVALFCALFAYGNVRAILKFLKSSPLTELQNNKIDKNQQYKVYRFQTANDVEIFIKALCKIDNLHDIFYKAYKKDSTLSGIKAMQEAIYKNISIQSDGLKFLIGNTDSSSPLKRWNMFLRWLVRNDNVDLGRWSDVKKSDLILPLDVHTFKISQKLGILKRKTYDIKAALEATNTLREFDSNDPVKYDFALYRIGQLGLLES; this is encoded by the coding sequence ATGGAATACGACAAAATAAACATAAAAACACAACTTAACAAAACACAACTACACAAACTGCTAGAAGAACAATACAAAATATTTAACAACAAACATAGCATAAGCGAATCTCTGCCAGATCCTCTTGGAGTAGCAAGGGAATTTTCTAGCGATAAAGTTGCCCTATTTTGTGCATTGTTTGCATATGGTAATGTTAGAGCTATTTTAAAATTCCTAAAATCATCTCCACTAACAGAGCTACAAAACAACAAAATAGATAAAAATCAGCAATACAAAGTATATAGATTCCAAACTGCAAATGATGTAGAAATATTCATAAAAGCTCTTTGTAAAATAGATAATTTGCATGATATTTTTTATAAAGCATATAAAAAAGATTCAACTCTTAGCGGGATTAAAGCTATGCAAGAGGCAATATACAAAAATATAAGCATACAAAGTGATGGATTAAAATTTTTAATAGGAAATACGGATAGTAGCTCTCCACTAAAGAGATGGAATATGTTTTTAAGATGGTTAGTTAGAAATGATAATGTAGATTTAGGCAGATGGAGCGATGTAAAAAAGAGTGATTTAATATTACCACTTGATGTGCATACATTCAAAATTTCACAAAAATTAGGAATCTTAAAGAGAAAAACATATGATATAAAAGCAGCATTAGAAGCAACAAACACACTAAGAGAGTTTGATTCTAATGATCCAGTAAAATATGACTTTGCACTATATAGAATAGGACAGCTAGGACTTTTAGAATCCTAA
- the flgK gene encoding flagellar hook-associated protein FlgK has translation MGGILSSLNTPYTGITGHQVMVDTVSNNIANANNSFYSRQVVRSAAETPLWRQNYALGQGLDIVTVERVHNEYTYSRYKQASMDKTYYDTSFKALREASSFYPEIDGVGVYNDLQNYFNAWKSLATKSGDPALKNTLAEHTNTLTQNIQDTRNRLVDLQKKLNEEMAVAVKEVNRLGEQIATINKQIAEYERKDMNKKANDLRDLRDQYEYELNNLIGCDVFKQNIEGSAATDKGIADFDDDYTLTVGGRALVDGSTFHPLTLDNTQSPNGMYTIKYLRGDHKEFNLTNDLTGGKIGAILDLIRSDEMIGCNGNLGKLQNYINDLDTFANGFIEATNNIYAQSARPGAQSDQLTINAGDALINSGYNVKRGSFDVVIYNKDGEAMGTRTVKIDIDTTMNDVIAQLNANVDDNGDGDATNDFDDMFVATFNNHTKQFEISPKNPSMELYISIQDKGTNFAGALGVNRFLGGRDAQTIELAEPYKSDPTLIRSYKEPVGGNFDIANMMQQLQYDKITFNGHGGEEYSETISGFFNFIASRVASETEATQTTMQTKQAVYVAVQNEYKMESEVSIDDELVNLIRFQSGYGANAKMVTAIDEMITTLLGMKQ, from the coding sequence ATGGGCGGAATCTTATCATCTTTAAATACTCCATATACAGGAATCACCGGTCATCAAGTGATGGTTGATACGGTGAGTAATAATATTGCAAATGCTAATAATAGTTTTTATTCAAGGCAAGTAGTAAGAAGTGCAGCAGAAACTCCGCTATGGAGGCAAAACTACGCACTAGGACAGGGACTTGATATTGTAACTGTAGAACGTGTGCATAATGAATATACTTATTCAAGATATAAACAAGCCTCTATGGATAAGACTTATTATGATACTAGTTTTAAGGCATTAAGAGAGGCTTCATCTTTTTATCCAGAAATTGATGGTGTTGGTGTGTATAATGATTTACAAAATTACTTTAATGCTTGGAAATCACTAGCTACAAAATCAGGTGATCCAGCGTTAAAAAATACATTAGCAGAACACACAAATACTCTAACTCAAAACATACAGGACACTAGAAATAGACTTGTTGATTTGCAAAAAAAGCTAAATGAAGAAATGGCTGTTGCGGTAAAAGAGGTAAATAGATTAGGTGAGCAAATAGCAACAATAAATAAGCAAATCGCAGAATATGAACGCAAAGATATGAATAAAAAAGCTAATGACTTGCGTGATTTAAGAGACCAATATGAGTATGAATTAAATAATCTAATAGGTTGTGATGTATTTAAACAAAATATCGAAGGTAGTGCAGCTACTGATAAGGGCATTGCAGATTTTGATGATGATTATACGCTAACAGTTGGTGGTAGAGCATTGGTTGATGGTTCTACATTTCACCCATTAACACTAGATAATACGCAAAGCCCAAATGGAATGTATACCATTAAGTATCTAAGAGGGGATCATAAAGAGTTTAATTTGACAAATGATCTTACAGGTGGCAAGATAGGTGCTATTTTGGATTTGATACGAAGCGATGAAATGATTGGTTGTAATGGGAATCTTGGTAAGTTACAAAATTATATTAATGACCTTGATACATTTGCAAATGGATTTATAGAAGCTACAAATAATATTTATGCACAAAGTGCAAGACCGGGTGCTCAAAGTGATCAGCTAACTATAAACGCAGGTGATGCACTAATTAATAGTGGTTATAATGTAAAAAGAGGCTCTTTTGATGTTGTGATATACAACAAAGATGGCGAGGCAATGGGCACTAGAACGGTAAAGATTGATATAGATACCACTATGAATGATGTTATCGCTCAACTAAATGCAAATGTAGATGATAATGGTGATGGTGATGCGACAAATGACTTTGATGATATGTTTGTAGCGACATTTAACAATCATACAAAACAATTTGAAATATCACCTAAGAATCCTAGCATGGAGTTATATATATCAATACAAGATAAAGGGACAAATTTTGCCGGTGCATTGGGCGTGAATAGATTCTTAGGTGGCAGAGATGCACAGACTATAGAGTTAGCAGAGCCTTATAAGAGTGATCCTACATTAATTAGGTCTTATAAAGAACCAGTTGGTGGTAACTTTGATATTGCAAATATGATGCAACAATTACAATACGACAAAATCACATTTAATGGACATGGCGGAGAGGAATATTCAGAGACTATTAGTGGATTTTTTAATTTTATAGCATCAAGAGTTGCATCAGAGACTGAAGCTACACAAACAACTATGCAAACCAAACAAGCTGTGTATGTAGCTGTGCAAAATGAGTATAAAATGGAATCTGAAGTATCAATCGATGATGAGCTTGTAAATTTGATTAGATTCCAAAGTGGTTATGGTGCAAACGCAAAAATGGTAACTGCTATTGATGAGATGATAACCACTCTTTTGGGTATGAAGCAATAG
- the greA gene encoding transcription elongation factor GreA — protein sequence MTQYGYDKLLAELKNLKEIERPKNIREIDEAREHGDLKENAEYHAARERQLFLDARINELTQLVAEARVIDPKTISHDKVGFGSTIILEDMDTEAKVSYTIVGATESNPDKGLISYHSPLAKQLIGKVAGDEISVTLPKGTIDYEIIEVCFREINF from the coding sequence ATGACACAATATGGCTATGATAAGTTATTAGCCGAATTAAAAAATCTAAAAGAAATAGAAAGACCAAAAAACATTAGAGAAATAGATGAAGCTAGAGAACATGGAGATTTAAAAGAAAATGCTGAATATCATGCAGCAAGAGAGCGACAACTATTCTTAGACGCTAGAATTAACGAGTTAACACAACTAGTAGCAGAAGCTAGGGTAATAGATCCAAAAACAATATCACATGATAAAGTAGGCTTTGGCTCAACTATTATACTAGAAGACATGGACACAGAAGCAAAAGTTAGCTACACGATAGTAGGTGCTACTGAAAGCAACCCAGATAAAGGACTAATCTCATATCACTCACCACTAGCAAAACAACTAATAGGCAAAGTAGCCGGCGATGAGATAAGCGTTACTCTCCCAAAAGGCACAATAGACTATGAAATTATAGAAGTATGCTTTAGAGAAATAAACTTTTAA
- the yedF gene encoding sulfurtransferase-like selenium metabolism protein YedF, translating to MTSIRKNTNILLKDDVIGERGELGEKLLLGVISNVKECDIVPSNIFLINRAVFLSTTNENAIYSLKELHNIGVKIFSCGTCLDFFNLRDKLQVGEVGNAKDILEALLSQDSITL from the coding sequence ATGACATCAATAAGAAAAAATACTAATATTCTATTAAAAGATGATGTGATAGGAGAGAGAGGGGAATTAGGAGAGAAACTTTTGCTTGGTGTAATATCCAATGTTAAAGAGTGTGATATTGTGCCAAGTAATATTTTTCTCATAAATCGCGCTGTATTTCTAAGTACTACAAATGAAAATGCAATTTATTCTTTAAAAGAATTACATAATATAGGAGTTAAGATATTTTCTTGTGGGACCTGTTTAGATTTTTTTAATCTTAGAGATAAATTGCAAGTAGGTGAGGTTGGTAATGCTAAGGATATACTAGAAGCACTCCTTAGCCAAGATAGTATCACTCTTTAG
- a CDS encoding type III pantothenate kinase, with protein sequence MILCDIGNSFLHFYYRGRIWKESKDKLSQKDANEIIIFISVNEQSTQSLLHSHPRCFDLTPLLSIDTTYKGLGIDRIAACNAIKDGVIVDAGSAITIDIMQDGIHLGGYIMPGLAQYRKLFSAISVLDCDLNLAIDLDMFPQNTRDAVSFGTLKSIILMIKNTSKNKKIYFTGGDGKFLSRFFKDCIYDDLLIFKGMQNTIESKIINKGVTL encoded by the coding sequence ATGATTCTATGCGATATTGGCAATTCATTTTTGCACTTTTATTATCGCGGTAGAATCTGGAAAGAATCAAAAGATAAGCTATCACAAAAAGACGCTAATGAAATTATAATTTTCATAAGCGTCAATGAGCAATCAACACAATCTCTCCTGCACTCACACCCTAGATGTTTTGACCTTACCCCACTTTTAAGCATTGATACTACATACAAGGGCTTAGGTATAGATAGAATTGCAGCATGCAATGCAATAAAAGATGGTGTAATAGTAGATGCAGGAAGTGCAATTACAATTGATATTATGCAAGATGGAATCCATCTTGGTGGCTATATAATGCCCGGTTTAGCACAATATAGAAAGCTATTTAGTGCCATTTCTGTGCTTGATTGCGATTTAAACTTAGCAATAGATTTGGATATGTTTCCACAAAACACTAGAGATGCAGTTAGCTTTGGGACACTAAAGTCAATAATATTAATGATAAAAAATACTTCCAAAAACAAAAAAATATACTTCACCGGTGGAGATGGCAAGTTTTTATCTAGATTCTTTAAAGATTGTATTTATGATGATTTATTAATTTTCAAAGGAATGCAAAACACAATCGAATCAAAAATAATAAACAAAGGTGTAACGCTATGA